A window from Nitrospira sp. ND1 encodes these proteins:
- a CDS encoding efflux RND transporter periplasmic adaptor subunit gives MITLQHTSWLLALLLTAAGCNNEQASSGGQAPPPPEVGVAQVISKSVQQWDEYTGRISAIDTVELRPRASGYVQRVAYKEGQDVKRGDLMFQIDPRPYRAALDNAEAQLARARVAQRLETIRNKRAQSLIEDNAISHEELDLRRAAQAQSAADVQAAEAAVATAKLNLSFTEVRAPVSGRASRALLTVGNLATADDTLLTTVVSQDPMYVYFDADENSYLRYKEQERKNERTAKDNTVHVGLANETGYPHTGKVDFLDTQVNPTLGTVRARAVLPNPDRIFTPGLYARVQFVSGQKAQALLIDDKAILTDQDRKYVYAVDKDGKAQRKDIMPGGMVDGLRVVQSGLAPDDRIVVVGLQKIFYPGMPVIPAEVPMDKSSAPASPAAMAEK, from the coding sequence ATGATCACTCTCCAACATACATCCTGGCTGCTCGCGTTACTGCTGACCGCAGCCGGCTGCAACAACGAACAGGCCAGCAGCGGCGGGCAAGCACCTCCTCCCCCTGAAGTCGGCGTCGCCCAGGTGATCTCGAAATCGGTCCAACAATGGGACGAATACACGGGCCGCATCAGCGCGATCGACACGGTGGAATTGCGCCCACGGGCCAGCGGCTACGTGCAACGAGTGGCCTACAAAGAAGGCCAGGATGTGAAACGGGGCGATTTGATGTTCCAGATCGATCCTCGTCCCTACCGCGCCGCGCTGGATAACGCCGAGGCTCAATTGGCACGCGCACGCGTGGCGCAACGGCTGGAGACCATCCGTAACAAACGCGCCCAATCACTCATCGAGGATAACGCCATCTCGCACGAAGAGCTCGACTTGCGTCGTGCCGCGCAAGCGCAGAGCGCGGCGGATGTGCAGGCCGCCGAAGCTGCTGTGGCCACTGCCAAGCTCAACCTGTCATTCACCGAAGTCCGCGCCCCGGTCTCCGGCCGGGCGAGCCGGGCCCTGCTGACGGTCGGCAATCTGGCGACTGCCGACGACACCCTGCTGACCACGGTCGTGTCGCAAGATCCGATGTACGTCTATTTTGACGCCGACGAAAACAGTTACCTACGCTACAAGGAGCAGGAGCGCAAAAACGAGCGCACAGCGAAGGACAACACCGTGCACGTCGGCCTCGCCAACGAAACCGGCTATCCGCATACGGGGAAGGTCGACTTTCTCGACACGCAGGTGAATCCCACCCTCGGAACCGTGCGCGCTCGCGCCGTGCTCCCCAATCCAGACCGCATTTTTACCCCCGGTCTCTACGCACGGGTGCAGTTCGTCAGCGGCCAGAAGGCGCAGGCGCTCTTGATCGACGATAAGGCCATTCTCACGGATCAGGATCGAAAATACGTGTATGCGGTCGACAAGGACGGGAAGGCGCAACGCAAAGACATCATGCCGGGTGGCATGGTCGATGGATTGCGGGTCGTGCAGTCCGGCCTGGCGCCGGATGACAGGATTGTCGTGGTCGGCCTGCAGAAAATCTTTTATCCCGGCATGCCGGTCATACCCGCGGAAGTTCCGATGGACAAGTCGTCGGCGCCGGCCTCGCCCGCAGCCATGGCCGAGAAATAG
- a CDS encoding MarR family winged helix-turn-helix transcriptional regulator, translating into MKRIKKMQAPRAKGKSSVSPCISKLPRHRLVELLWSFAPAYQRWSESLLVEKGLSPQRLRILGSIHERGPRIMSELKKELGVTATNVTALVDSLEKDGLVVRTRHPTDRRATVIELSDKVMTELSPRCTEYKEQVAELFSDLGDQECKAFVKTLEKLWSRLQG; encoded by the coding sequence ATGAAGCGTATCAAGAAAATGCAAGCCCCCAGGGCCAAGGGGAAGTCATCCGTCTCTCCCTGCATCTCGAAGTTGCCACGACACCGGCTGGTCGAACTGTTGTGGAGCTTTGCCCCGGCCTATCAACGGTGGTCGGAATCTCTATTGGTGGAAAAGGGGTTGTCCCCTCAACGGTTGCGCATTCTTGGTTCGATTCATGAGCGCGGCCCGAGGATTATGAGCGAGCTCAAGAAAGAATTGGGCGTGACTGCGACGAACGTCACGGCGCTCGTCGATTCGCTCGAGAAAGACGGATTGGTCGTGCGAACCAGACACCCGACGGATCGCCGGGCCACCGTGATCGAACTCTCGGACAAAGTGATGACCGAGCTCTCCCCGCGCTGCACGGAATACAAAGAGCAGGTCGCGGAACTGTTTTCCGACCTGGGCGACCAGGAGTGTAAAGCGTTCGTGAAAACGCTCGAGAAGCTCTGGAGTCGATTGCAAGGGTAG
- a CDS encoding addiction module antidote protein, whose amino-acid sequence MKTRRAYQPDLIESLRDSGEAEEYLNAALEENDPELFLLALRNVAEAQGGIAQLAEKAKLNRESLYRMLSDRGNPEFRSLDALLHALGFRLAVTVNR is encoded by the coding sequence ATGAAAACGCGCAGAGCGTATCAGCCGGATTTGATTGAGAGCCTGCGAGATTCGGGGGAGGCTGAAGAGTATTTAAACGCGGCGTTGGAGGAAAATGATCCCGAACTGTTCTTGCTCGCACTGCGGAACGTCGCCGAAGCGCAAGGCGGGATTGCACAGCTGGCCGAAAAGGCGAAGCTGAACCGTGAAAGCCTCTATCGAATGCTGTCTGATCGCGGCAATCCGGAATTCAGAAGTCTCGATGCCCTTCTCCACGCCTTGGGATTCCGGCTCGCGGTTACGGTGAATCGCTAG
- a CDS encoding type II toxin-antitoxin system RelE/ParE family toxin → MEATPKELHVYVTAEGREPFTEWLNSLQDRRARAKIRIRLDRVSLGNLGDCHGVGGGVQELRIDYGPGFRVYFGQDGTTVVLLLCGGDKSSQARDINTAQRYWSEYRRTP, encoded by the coding sequence GTGGAGGCCACTCCGAAAGAGCTGCACGTCTATGTTACGGCAGAGGGCCGTGAGCCATTTACCGAATGGCTGAACTCGCTGCAGGATCGTCGGGCACGAGCGAAGATTCGAATCAGGCTAGATCGGGTAAGCTTAGGAAACCTCGGCGATTGCCATGGTGTGGGAGGCGGGGTCCAGGAACTGCGGATCGATTATGGCCCAGGCTTTCGAGTGTACTTCGGACAAGACGGAACGACGGTGGTGCTGCTTCTTTGTGGGGGTGATAAGAGTTCCCAGGCCAGGGATATCAATACGGCTCAGCGATATTGGAGCGAATACAGGAGGACGCCATGA
- a CDS encoding sigma 54-interacting transcriptional regulator → MDDSPSFPSSHSHGALDRIAMQMASSLDLHIVLTTITQGLVDDLDAAFARIWLRGPGDLCTGCYKASDCRDRTQCLHLRASAGLYSNLDGEYRRIPLGSLKIGKIAQGFGPMQTNDVLGDDRLPNKQWMKDHGLHSFAGYPLVFRGDVLGVIAMFGRRPLADEEWDRLATFAHQAATAIRNAQLFTEVEQLTNRLQAENMYLREEIKLDHHFDEIIGESHAMKTVLRKVEQVAPTDSTVLLLGETGTGKELIARAVHDLSPRSARPLVRVNCGAIPANLVESELFGHEKGSFTGALAKRIGRFELAEGGTIFLDEVGELPLDAQVKLLRVLQEREFERVGSGRSTKVNIRVIAATNRDLPAAVKAGSFRSDLLYRLNVFPIELPPLRNRSSDIPLFVRSFAGRLSKKFGKRLDQISQQTMDRLMHYAWPGNVRELENVIERAAILSPGPVLQVDEVLLQSDRAAVSDTSYTLEEVERTHITRVLQEVDWVVEGKQGASTRLALHPNTLRSRMQKLGIKKPRPSS, encoded by the coding sequence ATGGACGATTCGCCTTCCTTTCCTTCTTCCCATTCTCATGGCGCACTGGATCGCATCGCCATGCAGATGGCGTCGAGTTTGGATCTCCACATCGTCCTCACGACGATCACCCAAGGTCTTGTGGATGACCTGGACGCGGCGTTTGCCCGTATCTGGCTCCGCGGTCCTGGCGATCTCTGTACCGGCTGCTACAAGGCCTCTGACTGCAGAGACCGCACCCAGTGTTTGCATCTCAGGGCGAGTGCGGGACTCTATTCAAACCTCGATGGGGAATACCGCCGTATCCCCCTGGGGTCGCTGAAGATCGGCAAGATCGCCCAAGGGTTCGGTCCGATGCAGACCAACGATGTGCTCGGCGACGATCGACTCCCTAACAAGCAATGGATGAAAGACCATGGGCTCCACTCCTTTGCCGGGTACCCCCTCGTCTTTCGCGGGGACGTGCTCGGCGTCATCGCGATGTTTGGACGACGCCCCCTGGCGGATGAGGAATGGGACCGGCTCGCCACTTTTGCCCATCAAGCAGCCACCGCAATCAGGAACGCCCAGCTGTTTACGGAGGTCGAGCAACTCACCAACCGGCTTCAGGCCGAAAATATGTATCTCCGGGAAGAGATCAAACTCGATCATCATTTTGATGAAATCATCGGTGAGAGCCACGCGATGAAGACCGTGCTGAGGAAGGTCGAACAAGTGGCTCCGACTGATTCGACGGTCTTGCTCTTGGGCGAAACCGGCACCGGGAAGGAGCTCATTGCCCGGGCCGTGCACGACCTCAGCCCCCGCAGCGCGAGACCGCTCGTTCGTGTCAATTGCGGCGCGATCCCCGCCAATCTGGTGGAGAGCGAATTGTTCGGCCACGAAAAGGGCTCTTTTACGGGAGCACTGGCCAAACGGATCGGCCGCTTTGAGTTGGCGGAGGGAGGGACCATCTTTCTCGATGAGGTCGGTGAATTGCCGTTGGACGCACAAGTGAAGCTCTTGCGTGTCCTCCAAGAACGTGAGTTCGAGCGGGTCGGCAGCGGTCGGTCTACAAAAGTGAACATTCGAGTGATCGCGGCAACGAACCGAGACCTCCCTGCTGCTGTGAAGGCCGGCTCATTCCGCTCCGATCTCCTCTACCGGCTCAACGTGTTCCCGATTGAACTGCCACCCTTGCGAAACCGCTCATCAGACATTCCGCTCTTCGTCCGTTCGTTTGCCGGACGCTTGTCCAAGAAGTTTGGGAAACGGCTCGATCAGATCTCCCAACAGACCATGGATCGTCTCATGCACTATGCCTGGCCCGGTAATGTCCGAGAACTAGAGAATGTCATCGAACGGGCCGCCATCCTCTCACCAGGGCCTGTCCTGCAGGTTGATGAGGTGCTCCTCCAATCGGATCGAGCTGCAGTCTCGGACACTTCATACACGCTAGAAGAAGTTGAACGGACCCATATTACCCGTGTCCTCCAGGAAGTCGATTGGGTCGTCGAAGGCAAGCAGGGCGCTTCGACGAGACTTGCCCTTCATCCCAATACATTGCGATCTCGCATGCAGAAGCTTGGGATCAAGAAACCACGCCCCTCTTCCTAA
- a CDS encoding DsrE family protein: protein MKTAIIVMSDPKNGSEEALGRVFNALALAAECKQKGDEVAVVFNGTGTRWPAELSKLSHPANGLYNAVRDVVQGASCGCADVFGAKESVEFCGVPLKKDHALAGTSGLLSLRRYVSEGWNTVVF from the coding sequence ATGAAAACAGCAATTATTGTGATGTCAGACCCGAAGAATGGTTCAGAAGAAGCCTTAGGGCGGGTCTTTAACGCGCTGGCGTTGGCCGCAGAGTGCAAACAGAAAGGTGATGAAGTCGCTGTCGTGTTCAACGGCACCGGCACCCGTTGGCCGGCGGAACTGTCCAAGCTCTCGCATCCGGCCAATGGACTCTACAACGCCGTGCGGGACGTCGTGCAAGGCGCATCCTGCGGTTGCGCGGATGTCTTCGGAGCGAAAGAAAGCGTGGAATTCTGTGGTGTCCCGCTCAAGAAGGACCATGCGCTGGCCGGCACATCGGGTCTGCTGAGCTTGCGCCGGTATGTCAGTGAAGGCTGGAACACGGTCGTATTCTGA
- a CDS encoding pyridoxamine 5'-phosphate oxidase family protein, producing the protein MAMKYLETMMTDSVLRAQHHYYGHAANITGAPERDLLGEGEADFIGARDSFYLSTVSETGWPYVQHRGGPKGFLRLLNPSTLIFADYQGNRQLLSTGNLSVDDRVSLFLMDYPNRARLKILGHARVEDARLHTDLAAQLANPGMKARVERIVFIDVVSFDWNCPKYITPRYSLEEVEELVGPLKARIAELEAQLSMTKA; encoded by the coding sequence ATGGCGATGAAATATCTCGAGACGATGATGACCGACTCGGTCCTTCGCGCGCAGCACCATTACTATGGACATGCGGCGAACATCACGGGTGCTCCTGAGCGCGATCTCCTCGGCGAAGGAGAGGCGGATTTTATCGGCGCCAGAGACAGTTTCTACCTGAGCACGGTGAGCGAAACCGGCTGGCCCTATGTCCAGCATCGCGGAGGGCCTAAAGGGTTTCTCCGTCTACTGAATCCCTCAACCTTGATCTTTGCGGACTATCAAGGGAACCGTCAACTCTTGAGCACGGGCAACCTGTCCGTGGACGATCGAGTGTCCTTGTTTCTGATGGATTACCCGAATCGGGCCAGACTGAAAATCCTGGGCCATGCCAGAGTCGAGGATGCCCGATTGCATACAGATCTTGCGGCACAACTCGCCAATCCCGGCATGAAAGCGCGCGTGGAGCGCATCGTGTTCATCGATGTGGTGTCGTTCGACTGGAATTGTCCGAAGTACATCACGCCACGATATTCGCTTGAAGAGGTCGAAGAGTTGGTGGGTCCGTTGAAGGCGAGAATTGCCGAGCTCGAAGCCCAATTGTCGATGACCAAAGCGTGA
- a CDS encoding MOSC domain-containing protein produces MKVAQIWRYPVKSMAGERLEHARIGPLGIEGDRVVHVEDAQGHVITARSHYRLLGHRATLNGSGEPVVDGRLWSDPNVRMDVEDIVGPGAMLVRDDSSDRFDVLPLLVATDGAVAAFGHDGRRLRPNLVIGGVEGLAERSWSGQCLHIGEVIIGIQDLRGRCIMTTFDPDSLKQDRQVLTDIVRRFGGTLALNCFVIRGGDVRVGDTAELARQRQCEAAHVS; encoded by the coding sequence ATGAAGGTCGCACAGATATGGCGATATCCGGTCAAGTCAATGGCCGGTGAACGGCTAGAGCATGCGCGTATCGGACCACTCGGCATCGAGGGAGACCGCGTCGTGCATGTGGAGGATGCCCAAGGTCATGTGATCACGGCTAGATCGCACTACCGGCTGCTCGGTCACCGTGCCACCCTTAATGGGTCCGGCGAGCCGGTGGTCGATGGCCGGCTGTGGAGCGACCCCAATGTCCGCATGGATGTTGAGGACATCGTTGGGCCTGGTGCCATGCTGGTACGCGACGACTCCAGCGATCGCTTTGACGTGCTCCCGTTGTTGGTGGCGACGGATGGAGCGGTTGCGGCATTCGGGCATGACGGTCGGCGGCTGAGACCGAATCTGGTCATCGGTGGGGTTGAGGGTTTGGCTGAGCGCTCGTGGTCCGGGCAGTGCTTGCACATCGGAGAGGTCATCATCGGAATCCAAGATCTCCGCGGGCGCTGCATCATGACGACGTTTGATCCTGACAGTTTGAAACAAGATCGTCAGGTGCTGACGGATATCGTGCGGAGATTCGGCGGCACGCTCGCTTTGAATTGTTTCGTGATCCGGGGCGGAGACGTTCGAGTCGGCGACACAGCTGAGCTGGCTCGGCAGCGTCAATGCGAGGCCGCTCATGTGTCGTGA
- a CDS encoding nuclear transport factor 2 family protein: protein MNALEQPRRPFPPFDAMSAAQKVRMAEDAWNTRNPEAVSLAYSADSQWRNRSEFLTGRDAIVNFLRRKWENERDYRLIKELWAFHGARIAVRFAYEWHDDSGSWFRSYGNENWEFDENGLMRRRIASINDLPITASERKYHWASGRRPDDHPSLSDLGL, encoded by the coding sequence ATGAATGCTCTCGAACAGCCCAGGCGTCCATTTCCTCCATTCGATGCCATGTCCGCGGCCCAGAAAGTACGCATGGCAGAAGATGCGTGGAATACGCGCAACCCCGAAGCGGTGTCGTTGGCCTACAGTGCGGATAGTCAGTGGCGAAATCGTTCAGAGTTCCTAACGGGACGGGACGCGATCGTGAACTTTCTACGCCGCAAGTGGGAGAACGAGCGGGATTACCGCCTCATTAAGGAACTGTGGGCATTTCATGGGGCGCGCATCGCAGTCCGCTTCGCGTATGAGTGGCACGATGACTCAGGGAGTTGGTTTCGATCGTATGGCAACGAGAACTGGGAATTTGATGAGAATGGCCTCATGCGTCGGCGCATCGCCAGTATTAACGATCTTCCCATCACCGCATCTGAGCGGAAGTACCACTGGGCTTCGGGCAGGCGTCCTGATGATCACCCTTCCCTCTCAGATCTTGGGCTTTAA